One part of the Halobacteria archaeon AArc-dxtr1 genome encodes these proteins:
- a CDS encoding O-acetylhomoserine aminocarboxypropyltransferase/cysteine synthase, which translates to MSENPDSREFATNSVHAGQKPDPTTGARAPPIYQTTSYVFDDTDHAADLFGLREFGNIYSRIMNPTNAMLEERIATLEGGVGALATSSGMAAFDLATFILCEAGDNIVSASSLYGGTYTYLTHTVEKRGVETKFVDTLDYDAYEEAIDDDTSFVHLETIGNPALDTPDIQRVADIAHENDVPLMVDNTFATPHLCRPIEHGADIVWNSTTKWLTGSGSTVGGVLIDGGTFPWDEGDYPELTEDNPAYHGVNFYETFGEQAFAIAARTRGLRDLGNQQAPFDAWTTLQKLESLPLRMDRHCENAEIVAEYLDDHPDVSWINYPGLESHETHDNASEYLDGGYGSMITFGLEGGYDAAETVCNEVELFSLLANVGDAKSLIIHPASTTHQQLTDEEQAASGVTDDLIRLSIGIEDPEDILADLDQAISAA; encoded by the coding sequence ATGAGTGAGAACCCAGACAGCCGCGAGTTTGCGACGAACAGCGTCCACGCGGGACAGAAACCGGATCCGACCACTGGCGCACGGGCGCCGCCGATCTACCAGACGACGTCCTACGTCTTCGACGACACCGACCACGCGGCCGACCTGTTCGGCCTGCGCGAGTTCGGCAACATCTACTCACGGATCATGAACCCGACGAACGCGATGTTAGAAGAGCGCATCGCGACCCTCGAGGGCGGCGTCGGCGCACTCGCGACCTCCTCGGGGATGGCCGCATTCGACCTCGCGACGTTCATCCTCTGTGAGGCCGGCGACAACATCGTCTCTGCCTCCTCGCTGTACGGCGGCACCTATACCTATCTTACCCACACCGTCGAGAAACGTGGCGTCGAGACCAAATTCGTCGACACGCTCGACTACGACGCCTACGAGGAGGCGATCGACGACGACACATCCTTCGTCCACTTAGAGACGATCGGCAACCCGGCACTCGACACGCCCGACATCCAGCGCGTCGCCGACATCGCTCACGAGAACGACGTTCCACTGATGGTCGACAATACCTTCGCCACGCCGCATCTGTGTCGACCGATCGAACACGGCGCGGACATCGTCTGGAACTCCACGACGAAGTGGCTCACCGGCTCGGGATCGACCGTCGGCGGCGTCCTGATCGACGGCGGCACCTTCCCGTGGGACGAGGGCGACTATCCCGAACTCACCGAAGACAATCCGGCCTACCACGGCGTCAACTTCTACGAAACCTTCGGCGAGCAGGCGTTTGCCATCGCCGCCCGGACGCGCGGACTGCGCGACCTGGGCAACCAGCAGGCGCCGTTTGACGCCTGGACGACTCTCCAGAAACTCGAGTCGCTGCCGCTGCGGATGGACCGCCACTGTGAAAACGCCGAGATCGTTGCCGAGTACTTAGACGACCACCCCGACGTCTCCTGGATCAACTACCCCGGACTCGAGAGCCACGAAACCCACGACAACGCAAGCGAGTACTTAGACGGTGGGTACGGGAGCATGATCACGTTCGGACTCGAGGGCGGCTACGACGCGGCCGAGACCGTCTGCAACGAGGTCGAACTGTTCAGCCTGCTGGCGAACGTCGGCGACGCCAAATCGCTGATCATCCATCCGGCAAGCACCACTCACCAGCAGCTCACGGACGAGGAACAAGCCGCAAGCGGCGTTACCGACGACCTGATCCGCCTCTCGATCGGCATCGAAGATCCCGAGGACATCCTCGCGGATCTGGACCAAGCGATTTCGGCCGCCTGA
- a CDS encoding DUF5813 family protein, whose translation MTDQLNPVERALDAHDAFERTDAGYDLRTTVFETTVAPANTGESALSVTVSLPSLSAATVDDVAPVVADDWFETLERRLADVFSVASPVAHDEPTLERQDDEVRVRLTYTASGPASGVSDAKALIEYVEGTYAQGVIPGYEYRGPAETLLANAKNRGNERAGDTGPQP comes from the coding sequence ATGACCGATCAGCTCAATCCCGTTGAACGCGCTCTCGACGCCCACGATGCATTCGAGCGCACCGACGCGGGGTACGATCTCCGTACGACCGTCTTCGAGACGACCGTTGCGCCAGCCAACACAGGGGAGTCGGCGCTCTCCGTTACCGTCTCCCTGCCAAGCTTGTCGGCCGCGACGGTCGACGACGTCGCACCAGTCGTCGCAGACGACTGGTTCGAGACGCTCGAACGACGGCTCGCGGACGTGTTTTCGGTCGCGAGTCCGGTAGCACACGACGAACCGACGCTCGAACGTCAGGACGACGAGGTGCGCGTCCGACTAACCTACACCGCGTCCGGGCCAGCGAGCGGTGTTTCCGACGCAAAAGCGCTGATCGAGTACGTCGAAGGGACGTACGCACAGGGAGTAATACCGGGTTACGAGTACCGCGGCCCCGCCGAAACGCTGCTAGCTAACGCGAAAAACCGTGGCAACGAACGTGCCGGCGACACCGGACCGCAGCCCTGA
- a CDS encoding Lrp/AsnC ligand binding domain-containing protein, translating to MVTAFIMVKANTGEADRLRTNIEEVDGVDSAHIVAGDVDIIAKATVETPAAVKEIAATHVQGISGVEDTQTYIAMD from the coding sequence ATGGTTACCGCATTCATCATGGTCAAGGCGAACACAGGAGAAGCAGATCGGCTCCGAACCAACATCGAGGAAGTCGATGGTGTTGATAGCGCACACATCGTCGCGGGCGACGTCGACATCATCGCGAAAGCGACCGTCGAGACCCCTGCTGCAGTCAAGGAGATCGCGGCGACGCACGTTCAGGGTATCTCCGGCGTCGAAGATACGCAGACGTATATCGCGATGGATTGA
- a CDS encoding TrkA family potassium uptake protein: MRFVILGAGRVGLRTARVLREEDHEVTVIERDETLVRRARNQGFTVVHGDGATESVLAEAGISGADALGALTGDLNTNFSACLIANHHGCRTVLRIDEGYREEIYRKYADVVDEVIYPERLGAIGAKNAMLGGTIRAIADIAQHLQVVELTVTEEAPINGYAISELELPADARILAFGKHDSALEIPTDDESLEPGDRVVVLADFAVLNDVRQILVGTANERGSTATVPNTDVNTGGVN, from the coding sequence ATGCGGTTCGTGATACTTGGGGCAGGACGGGTCGGTCTGCGCACCGCTCGCGTGTTGCGCGAGGAAGACCACGAGGTGACGGTGATCGAGCGCGATGAGACGCTGGTCCGACGAGCCCGTAATCAGGGGTTTACGGTCGTTCATGGTGACGGCGCCACGGAGTCGGTGCTCGCGGAGGCCGGGATCAGCGGCGCCGACGCACTGGGTGCGCTCACCGGCGATCTGAACACAAACTTCTCGGCGTGTCTGATCGCGAACCACCACGGCTGTCGAACGGTGCTTCGCATCGACGAAGGGTACCGCGAGGAGATCTACCGCAAGTACGCAGACGTCGTCGACGAGGTGATTTATCCCGAACGACTGGGCGCCATCGGGGCGAAAAACGCAATGCTCGGCGGCACGATTCGAGCGATCGCCGACATCGCACAGCACCTCCAGGTCGTCGAGCTGACCGTGACCGAGGAGGCACCAATAAACGGGTACGCGATCAGTGAGCTGGAGCTGCCGGCCGACGCCAGAATTCTGGCGTTCGGCAAGCACGACAGCGCACTCGAAATTCCAACCGATGACGAATCGCTCGAACCCGGCGACCGGGTCGTCGTGCTTGCGGACTTCGCGGTGTTGAACGACGTCCGCCAGATCCTCGTCGGCACGGCCAACGAGCGGGGCTCGACCGCGACGGTTCCAAACACGGACGTCAATACGGGAGGTGTCAACTGA
- a CDS encoding Lrp/AsnC family transcriptional regulator: MVHAFIMVKTAAGMSEGLLDVVRDLASVEDAHIVAGNYDIIAEVDAPEIYDVLQASSSSIQQLEGVTETKTYIAMD; encoded by the coding sequence ATGGTTCATGCCTTCATCATGGTGAAGACGGCTGCGGGAATGTCCGAGGGGCTGCTCGACGTCGTCCGCGATCTGGCCTCCGTCGAGGACGCACACATCGTCGCGGGCAACTACGACATCATCGCGGAGGTCGACGCTCCAGAGATCTACGACGTGTTGCAGGCCTCGTCGTCGAGCATCCAGCAACTGGAGGGAGTCACCGAAACCAAGACCTACATCGCGATGGACTGA
- a CDS encoding PQQ-dependent sugar dehydrogenase, which yields MSREERVDDDAQDGQRRHFLRVAAATGIVGIAGCADVLDEELGEEGDDSEGDDEESDDGEEPGDEGENGAAVFDLRSLELSSEAVAYGETSTVTATVENTGGSEGTQDVEFRVDGDVRAGESLTLEPDTEEAVEFDLETAGLAVGDHEITVHTADDTESASATIEYAQLPETVALEPVATGIDMVVGLEFVPGSDLRYVASLYGEISVWDGDEQLDEPLLDLGDEITVAGADIGLLGIELHPEFADNGRLFVRYSAPSREGTPDDYSHTAVLSEFTVEDDHTGASLTSERTIMETPNPEDIHSSGDLRFGPDGYLYVPMGDGGFGTAHFGQETGVDGTPHGGILRLDVDSDPTHHPRTDPDGPDDPDGEDGYALPDDNPLSDDPDHRDEYYAWGLRNPWRTSFDGDRYFVGDVGEVTWEAVYLVESGMNLGWNVTEGSHCLHGDDCPSETDARGGESFVDPIIEYPNEPPTEGDVNGVCVIGGHVYGGEAVPGFGGRYVFGDLQHGERVFASVPSDPTDLQAEWETEIVSFAAADAGTFGQLLSFAEDSDGELYALTDNGVYRLAPTGEE from the coding sequence ATGTCACGAGAGGAGCGCGTCGACGACGACGCGCAGGACGGTCAGCGACGTCACTTTCTTCGAGTAGCGGCGGCGACCGGAATCGTCGGCATCGCCGGCTGTGCGGACGTTCTGGATGAGGAACTCGGCGAGGAGGGAGACGACAGCGAAGGCGACGATGAAGAATCCGACGACGGGGAGGAGCCAGGCGATGAGGGCGAGAACGGGGCCGCAGTCTTCGATCTCCGGTCGCTCGAACTCTCCTCGGAAGCGGTCGCGTACGGGGAGACGAGTACGGTCACCGCGACGGTCGAGAACACGGGCGGAAGCGAGGGAACACAGGACGTGGAGTTCCGCGTCGACGGGGACGTGCGAGCGGGAGAGTCGCTCACTCTCGAACCGGATACCGAGGAGGCGGTCGAGTTCGATCTGGAGACGGCCGGGTTGGCAGTCGGAGACCACGAAATCACCGTCCATACGGCCGACGATACCGAGTCGGCATCGGCGACGATCGAGTACGCCCAGCTCCCGGAGACGGTAGCGCTCGAGCCGGTAGCGACCGGTATCGACATGGTCGTCGGCCTCGAGTTCGTTCCCGGCTCGGATCTGCGGTACGTCGCCTCGCTGTATGGGGAGATTTCGGTGTGGGACGGCGACGAGCAACTCGACGAGCCGTTGCTCGACCTCGGAGACGAGATCACCGTCGCCGGCGCCGATATCGGGCTGCTCGGGATCGAACTCCACCCCGAGTTCGCAGACAACGGGCGGCTGTTCGTCCGGTACAGCGCCCCCTCGCGAGAGGGGACACCGGACGACTACAGCCACACGGCCGTCCTCTCCGAGTTCACCGTCGAGGACGACCACACCGGCGCGTCGCTTACCTCCGAGCGGACGATCATGGAGACGCCCAATCCCGAGGACATCCACTCCTCGGGCGACCTTCGCTTCGGTCCGGACGGCTACCTGTACGTGCCGATGGGAGACGGCGGCTTCGGGACGGCCCACTTCGGCCAGGAGACTGGCGTGGATGGGACCCCGCACGGCGGCATCCTCCGACTCGACGTCGACAGCGATCCGACTCACCATCCACGAACCGATCCAGACGGGCCCGACGACCCAGACGGCGAGGACGGATACGCACTTCCGGACGACAACCCGCTTTCCGACGACCCGGATCACCGCGACGAGTACTACGCCTGGGGGCTGCGAAACCCGTGGCGAACCAGCTTCGACGGCGATCGGTACTTCGTCGGCGACGTCGGCGAGGTCACCTGGGAGGCCGTCTATCTGGTCGAGTCGGGGATGAACCTCGGCTGGAACGTCACGGAGGGAAGTCACTGCCTGCACGGAGACGACTGCCCCAGCGAGACGGACGCTCGCGGGGGCGAGTCCTTCGTCGACCCCATCATCGAGTATCCGAACGAGCCACCCACGGAGGGCGACGTCAACGGCGTCTGCGTCATCGGTGGACACGTCTACGGTGGGGAGGCGGTCCCCGGATTCGGCGGTCGGTACGTCTTCGGCGATCTCCAACACGGCGAGCGCGTGTTCGCGTCAGTGCCGTCCGATCCGACGGATCTACAGGCAGAGTGGGAGACCGAGATCGTCTCGTTTGCAGCGGCGGACGCTGGTACGTTCGGACAACTCCTTTCGTTCGCCGAGGATTCCGACGGCGAACTGTACGCACTCACGGACAACGGCGTCTATCGTCTGGCGCCGACAGGGGAGGAGTAG
- the tmk gene encoding dTMP kinase produces the protein MLVTLEGLDGSGKTTVWEGLQEAYPDATFTREPTHSWYGDAVYRSIEDDDADSLAELFLYTADHADHLSRVVEPALNRGDLVISDRYADSRYAYQGATLETVERLDVPDPLEYVRDVHRPFSIEPDLTIYLDVDAETAASRAGATNKFERADYLASVRANYERLIDQEPDRFVRIDATRAPTDVRERVESVLADVVQE, from the coding sequence ATGCTCGTCACGCTCGAGGGGTTAGACGGCAGCGGGAAGACCACCGTCTGGGAGGGACTACAGGAGGCCTACCCCGACGCGACGTTCACCCGCGAGCCGACCCACTCCTGGTACGGCGACGCCGTCTACCGCTCGATCGAGGACGACGACGCCGATTCGCTCGCGGAGCTGTTTCTGTACACAGCAGATCACGCAGACCACCTCTCGCGGGTGGTCGAACCCGCACTGAATCGGGGCGACCTCGTGATCTCGGATCGCTACGCCGACTCCCGGTACGCCTATCAAGGGGCGACCCTCGAAACGGTGGAGCGGCTCGACGTCCCGGACCCACTCGAGTACGTCCGCGACGTTCACCGACCCTTCTCGATTGAACCGGACCTGACGATTTACCTCGACGTCGACGCCGAGACCGCAGCCTCTCGGGCGGGCGCGACGAACAAGTTCGAGCGCGCTGACTACCTCGCGTCGGTACGGGCAAACTACGAGCGACTCATCGACCAGGAGCCAGACCGGTTCGTCCGCATCGACGCGACGCGAGCACCGACGGACGTCCGGGAACGCGTCGAATCGGTGCTTGCTGACGTCGTTCAGGAGTGA
- a CDS encoding complex I NDUFA9 subunit family protein, with protein MKILVAGGTGFIGSSLCTELVSRGHEVTALSRRPDASAVPEAVAVESGDVTDYDSIASTVASHEAIVNLVALSPLFEPPRGTTHEAVHLDGTENLIRAAEDAGVDRFVQLSALDADPRADTDYLRAKGRAEAVVEAANLEWTIVRPSIVFGDGDEFLGFVRMVTTPYLTGLPGGGTTRFQPIWIGDFVELLAAIPEDDAHVGETYEIGGPEVLTLADVTRLVHRASGRSVRIAPVPMPLAKIGLSALGPVPLVPFGPDQARSLGIDNTVADNDISAFGRSPEDLTTLSAYLSSDVGARSPGAASSTPAPSE; from the coding sequence ATGAAGATACTCGTTGCAGGCGGTACTGGCTTCATCGGCTCGTCCCTGTGTACGGAACTGGTCAGCCGGGGCCACGAGGTGACCGCACTCTCACGACGTCCAGACGCGAGCGCGGTTCCCGAGGCCGTCGCAGTCGAGTCAGGCGACGTCACCGACTACGATTCGATCGCCTCGACCGTCGCGAGCCACGAGGCGATCGTCAACCTCGTTGCCCTCTCGCCACTGTTCGAACCACCGAGGGGAACGACTCACGAGGCGGTCCACCTCGACGGCACCGAGAATCTCATACGGGCTGCCGAAGATGCCGGTGTCGACCGGTTCGTGCAACTGAGCGCGCTCGACGCCGATCCGCGGGCCGACACCGACTACCTTCGGGCGAAGGGGCGCGCCGAGGCCGTCGTCGAGGCCGCCAACCTCGAGTGGACGATCGTCCGGCCGTCGATCGTCTTCGGCGACGGCGACGAGTTCCTCGGGTTCGTTCGGATGGTGACGACACCGTACCTCACCGGACTTCCCGGAGGTGGCACGACTCGGTTCCAGCCCATCTGGATCGGAGACTTCGTCGAGTTGCTCGCTGCGATCCCCGAAGACGACGCCCACGTGGGTGAGACCTACGAGATTGGCGGGCCCGAGGTACTTACGCTTGCAGACGTCACGCGGCTCGTCCACCGCGCATCGGGGCGGTCGGTTCGGATCGCACCGGTTCCGATGCCACTGGCGAAAATCGGGCTCTCAGCACTCGGTCCCGTCCCCCTCGTCCCGTTCGGGCCGGACCAGGCCCGCAGCCTCGGGATCGACAATACGGTGGCGGATAACGACATCTCGGCGTTCGGTCGCTCGCCAGAAGACCTCACGACCCTCTCGGCGTATCTCTCGTCCGACGTCGGCGCGAGGAGTCCCGGCGCGGCGTCGTCGACTCCCGCGCCGTCCGAGTGA
- a CDS encoding tubulin/FtsZ family protein, translated as MKLAMIGFGQAGGKIVDRFLDFDDRTDSGIVRAAIAVNSAKADLMGLDRIPEENRVLIGQARVKGHGVGADNELGAEIAEEDIDEVQNAIDAIPTHEVDAFLVVAGMGGGTGSGGAPVLAKHLKRIYTIPVYGLGVLPGTDEGGIYTLNAARSFQTFVREVDNLLVFDNDSWRQTGESVEGSYEQINEEIVRRFGVLFGAGEVGDGQEIAESVVDSSEIINTLSGGGVSTVGYASEEVDLDTGGGGGLLARFTGGTGGSDALDAANTTNRITSLVRKAALGRLTLPCEIEGTERALLVLSGPSEYLNRKGIERGRKWLEEETGSMEVRGGDFPRNEPEVSAAILLSGVTNVPRIKRLQQVAIEAQDNMEDIREESDENLEDLVEDEEDELEPLF; from the coding sequence ATGAAGCTGGCGATGATCGGATTCGGACAGGCCGGTGGCAAGATCGTCGATCGATTTCTCGATTTCGACGATCGGACCGATAGCGGGATCGTTCGTGCGGCGATCGCCGTTAATTCCGCGAAAGCGGACCTCATGGGACTGGACCGAATACCAGAGGAGAACCGCGTGCTCATCGGCCAGGCCCGGGTAAAGGGCCACGGCGTGGGCGCAGACAACGAACTCGGCGCGGAAATCGCCGAAGAGGATATCGACGAGGTACAGAACGCCATCGACGCGATCCCGACCCACGAGGTCGACGCGTTTCTGGTCGTCGCCGGCATGGGCGGCGGGACGGGCTCGGGCGGTGCCCCGGTTCTGGCCAAACACCTGAAGCGAATCTATACGATTCCTGTCTACGGGCTGGGCGTTCTCCCCGGCACGGACGAAGGCGGCATCTACACGCTAAACGCCGCGCGTTCGTTCCAGACGTTCGTCCGCGAAGTCGACAACCTGCTGGTCTTCGACAACGACTCTTGGCGACAGACCGGCGAGTCCGTCGAAGGCAGCTACGAGCAGATCAACGAGGAAATCGTTCGACGCTTCGGCGTGCTGTTCGGCGCCGGCGAGGTCGGCGACGGCCAGGAGATCGCCGAAAGCGTCGTCGACTCCTCGGAGATCATCAACACCCTCTCGGGTGGCGGTGTCTCGACGGTCGGCTACGCCTCCGAGGAGGTCGATCTCGACACCGGTGGCGGCGGTGGCCTTCTCGCACGATTTACCGGTGGCACGGGTGGCAGTGACGCCTTAGACGCCGCGAACACGACCAACCGGATCACGAGTCTGGTCCGAAAGGCCGCCCTCGGTCGACTCACGCTTCCCTGTGAGATCGAAGGCACCGAGCGAGCGCTGCTCGTTCTCTCCGGCCCCTCCGAGTACTTAAATCGGAAAGGCATCGAACGCGGCCGCAAGTGGCTCGAAGAGGAAACCGGCAGTATGGAGGTCCGCGGCGGGGACTTCCCACGTAACGAGCCCGAGGTATCGGCGGCGATCCTCCTCTCGGGCGTCACCAACGTCCCTCGAATCAAGCGCCTCCAGCAGGTCGCGATCGAGGCCCAGGACAACATGGAAGACATCCGCGAAGAGAGCGACGAGAACCTAGAGGACCTCGTCGAGGACGAGGAAGACGAACTCGAACCGCTGTTCTAG
- the cofC gene encoding 2-phospho-L-lactate guanylyltransferase — protein sequence MHVVVPYAADTPKTRLEPALDAGERRRLARTMLEDVIRAIRATDREPTVLATGAIQSPLGASVTVDDRPLTEAVNAVLGDRLPEGPVAIVMADLALATPDALGRLFDASGDVVVAPGRGVGTNAIVVRHPSFRVDYHGGSFVDHEAAARECGAAFNTVDSRRLGTDIDEPADLVEAFVHGPGRTPDLLRTFGFELDREKGRVSIRRSGEGVDVADRSSSF from the coding sequence ATGCACGTCGTCGTCCCGTATGCCGCCGATACTCCGAAGACGCGCCTCGAACCGGCACTCGACGCCGGGGAGCGCCGCCGGCTGGCACGGACGATGCTCGAAGACGTGATCCGCGCGATCCGGGCAACCGATCGCGAGCCGACCGTTCTCGCAACCGGCGCAATCCAGTCACCTCTCGGCGCGTCAGTCACCGTCGACGACCGTCCGCTCACAGAGGCGGTCAACGCCGTCCTCGGGGATCGCCTTCCCGAGGGACCGGTCGCCATTGTGATGGCCGACCTCGCACTCGCGACTCCCGACGCGCTCGGACGTCTCTTCGACGCCTCCGGTGACGTCGTCGTCGCCCCGGGGCGGGGCGTCGGCACCAACGCGATCGTGGTCCGCCATCCATCGTTCCGTGTCGACTACCACGGTGGCTCGTTCGTCGATCACGAGGCTGCTGCCCGGGAGTGTGGCGCCGCCTTCAACACAGTCGACTCCCGGCGGCTCGGAACCGACATCGACGAACCAGCAGACCTCGTGGAGGCGTTCGTCCACGGTCCGGGTCGGACACCCGATCTCCTCCGGACGTTCGGTTTCGAACTCGATCGCGAGAAGGGCCGAGTGTCGATTCGCCGTAGTGGGGAGGGTGTCGATGTCGCTGACCGATCGTCGTCGTTCTGA